The genome window GTGATTTGTTTGCTTCATTACCAGAAGCCCGGGTGCGGGGCTACAAACCGGGAAGGTTTTCATTCAACGTCCCAGGTGGTCGGTGTGAACAGTGCGAAGGGGGCGGGATCATCTGGATTGAGATGCACTTTCTTCCAGATGTTTATATCACCTGTGATGCCTGCCAGGGCCGTCGATTCAATCGTGAGACTTTGGAGATAAAATACAAAGGAAAGAATATCAGCGATGTCTTGGATATGTCGGTGGCTGAGGCACTGGAGTTCTTTCAGCATATTCCGCCGATTAAACGGAAACTCCAGTTACTATATGATGTTGGACTGGGGTATATCAAACTGGGTCAGCCGGCGACGACCCTTTCGGGTGGAGAAGCCCAGCGGATTAAACTCGCTAAGGAACTATCCAAGGTCGCAACCGGTCGGACATTATATATTCTTGATGAGCCAACCACCGGGCTCCATTTTGAAGATGTAAAATTACTTTTGGATGTTTTAAATCGGCTCGTGGATCGGGGTAATACAGTGGTTGTCATTGAACATAACCTGGAGGTGATAAAGTGTGCGGACTGGATCATTGATTTAGGACCCGAAGGGGGTGAAGAGGGGGGAAGGGTGGTCTGTACTGGAACACCAGAAGAAGTCGCCAGATACACAAATTCTTATACCGGGCAATTTTTACGCCAGGTTTTGTAATTAATTATTTCAATTTAAAATTTTCTTCTAAGAATTTGGTGGAGATATCACCAGCAATGAATTTTTCGTTATTCATTACCTCGAGATGGAATGGGATGGTGGTAGCAATCCCTTCGATCACCAATTCTTCCAATGACCGGCGCATCCGGGCGATTGCTTCAATTCTTGAATTACCATGGCAGATCAATTTGCCGATCAACGAATCATAGGTTGGTGGAATTGTGTAACCGGCAAAGATGTGGGTGTCAAAGCGGACACCGATTCCTTGGGGCATATGGAAGAAAGTGATCTTACCTGGTGAGGGTGCAAAGTTTTTTCGGGGGTCTTCGGCATTGATGCGGCATTCAATTGCATGACCCCTTAGATATATTTCCTCCTGTTTAAAAGAGAGTTTTTCACCCAAGGCAATCTTTATCTGTTCTTTCAGGATATCAATACCAGTGACCATCTCCGTAACCGGATGTTCCACCTGGATACGTGTATTCATTTCCATAAAATAAAAATTTTTCTTATCATCCATCAGAAATTCAATCGTGCCTGCGGATTGATACCCGATGCCTGATGCTGCCTTGATTGCGGTTTCCATCAATCTCTTTCTTAATTCCGCATCGACCGCGACCGATGGTGATTCCTCAATCAATTTCTGATGTCGGCGCTGAATAGAACATTCCCTTTCACCCAGTGCTACAACATGGCCGGTGCTATCGCCGAGGACTTGGACTTCGATATGCCGGGGTTTCTCAATATATTTTTCAATGTATAACCGTGGGTCGCCGAACGCCGCCTTCGCTTCGGCTTGGGCAATCCGGAATCCTGATTCCATCTCGTTCTCGTCGTGAATAATCCGCATCCCCTTTCCTCCTCCGCCAGCCGCGGCTTTTAAAATTACTGGGTAACCGATAGTGGCGGCAATCTTTTTTGCTTCTCGGATATTCTCAATTTCTCCATCGCTGCCCGGGATACCTAACACACCGAATTGGGCAAAAGTTTCCTTGGCTTTTATTTTATCACCCATTGCCCGGATGTGCTCGGGCTTGGGTCCGATGAAAATAATACCACAGGATTCACAGATCTCAGCAAATTCGGCATTTTCTGCAAGAAAACCGTAGCCGGGATGAATGGCCCGGGCACCGGTGATTTCGGCAGCACTGATGATCCGGGTGATATTTAGATAACTATCCCGAGCTGCTGGGGGACCGATACAAACGGCCTCATCGGCAAGTCGGGTATGTAAGGCATCGGCATCGGCTTCGGAATAGATTGCTACGGTCTTTAGATTGAGTTCTTTTGCTGCCCGGATGATTCTTATTGCAATTTCACCGCGGTTGGCAATAAGGATTTTTTCAAATTTCACTACTTTTTCTCAAAAGAACCCCAACCCCGCTCGGCAGTCGCTTCAATGCCCACGAGGCGCAATTTAAACTCATCCGGATTTGAGACTGCCTGGATTGCATCATCATAGGAGATCAGACCATCCTTATAGAGCCGGAATATGGATTGATCAAATGTCTGCATACCATACTGTCCGTAACCTTCTTCAATCGCGGACTGTATCAAAAGGGTTTTTACCGGGTCCAAGAGATACTCTTTAATAGTTGGCGTGGCAACCAGAATTTCTACTGCCGGGATTCTTCCTTTGCCATCTGCACGCGGTAACAAGCGGAGAGATATCACTCCAACGAGAGTCGCGGCAAGCAAGACCCTGATATGCTGGTGCTGATGGGGTGGATAGAAGGAAATGATCCGGTTGATTGTTTCCGTTGCATTTAAGGTATGGAGCGTGGACATCACCAGATGTCCGGTATCTGCAGCTTTCAAAGCGACATCCATCGTTTCGCGGTCCCGGATCTCACCGATCAGTATCACATCTGGGTCCTGCCGGAGAATATGGCGGAGGGCGATGGAGAAGGAAATCGTATCCATGAGCACTTCGCGCTGGTTGATGACCGAAAGATTATCCCGGAAGAGGTATTCAATGGGATCTTCAATGGTGATGATGTGCTTAGAGACATTTTCGTTTATATGTTCAATCATCGCTGCCAGGGTTGTGGATTTACCACTTCCAGTGGTCCCGGTGACGAGGATTAAGCCCCGGGGTTTGAGTGCCAGCTCCTTCAAGATCGGTGGAAGATTGAGTTCGTCAATCCTCTTTACCGACATAGGGATGGCACGCATCGCGATTGCAATACTACCGCGCTGGAGGAAGATATTGACCCGGAAGCGGCCAACCCCCCGGACGCCGATTGCAAAGTCCATCTCTTTCATCCTTTCAAATGTCTGCTGCTGGGAAGGGGTCATGATCTGATACGCCATCGTCTTGAGGACCTCAGGCGTCAGGGATTCTGATTTTTCAATGACCAGTCTTCCATCAATCCGGAAGACCGGTGGTGCCCCAGCCTTGAGATGGAGGTCTGAGGCATTGACCTTCATCATTTTTTCAAGTAATGCTTTTAACTCCATAGTTGTGCTAATTTAATTACCAAAGATTTATAACGGCTCAACCAAAAATAATTCCTGATTATATTCCACCGGTTCTTCGTTTTTCACGAGGATTTCAACGATCTTACCTGCGACATCGGATTCAATCTCATTCATCAGCTTCATCGCCTCGACGATACAGACCACCTGCCCGGGTTTTACAATGT of candidate division WOR-3 bacterium contains these proteins:
- a CDS encoding PilT/PilU family type 4a pilus ATPase; this encodes MELKALLEKMMKVNASDLHLKAGAPPVFRIDGRLVIEKSESLTPEVLKTMAYQIMTPSQQQTFERMKEMDFAIGVRGVGRFRVNIFLQRGSIAIAMRAIPMSVKRIDELNLPPILKELALKPRGLILVTGTTGSGKSTTLAAMIEHINENVSKHIITIEDPIEYLFRDNLSVINQREVLMDTISFSIALRHILRQDPDVILIGEIRDRETMDVALKAADTGHLVMSTLHTLNATETINRIISFYPPHQHQHIRVLLAATLVGVISLRLLPRADGKGRIPAVEILVATPTIKEYLLDPVKTLLIQSAIEEGYGQYGMQTFDQSIFRLYKDGLISYDDAIQAVSNPDEFKLRLVGIEATAERGWGSFEKK
- the accC gene encoding acetyl-CoA carboxylase biotin carboxylase subunit; the encoded protein is MKFEKILIANRGEIAIRIIRAAKELNLKTVAIYSEADADALHTRLADEAVCIGPPAARDSYLNITRIISAAEITGARAIHPGYGFLAENAEFAEICESCGIIFIGPKPEHIRAMGDKIKAKETFAQFGVLGIPGSDGEIENIREAKKIAATIGYPVILKAAAGGGGKGMRIIHDENEMESGFRIAQAEAKAAFGDPRLYIEKYIEKPRHIEVQVLGDSTGHVVALGERECSIQRRHQKLIEESPSVAVDAELRKRLMETAIKAASGIGYQSAGTIEFLMDDKKNFYFMEMNTRIQVEHPVTEMVTGIDILKEQIKIALGEKLSFKQEEIYLRGHAIECRINAEDPRKNFAPSPGKITFFHMPQGIGVRFDTHIFAGYTIPPTYDSLIGKLICHGNSRIEAIARMRRSLEELVIEGIATTIPFHLEVMNNEKFIAGDISTKFLEENFKLK